One segment of Arthrobacter sp. MMS18-M83 DNA contains the following:
- the folE gene encoding GTP cyclohydrolase I FolE translates to MTHIDDDDLSGATSDDFGGSSEGKPSGGHGHGHGHHSHKVDRPRIEAAVREILIAVGEDPDRGGLVDTPKRVAKAYAEVFAGLHQDPEDVLSTKFDLDHEELVLVKDIPFYSTCEHHLVPFHGVAHVGYIPSHDGKVTGLSKLARLVDIFARRPQVQERLTTQIVEALVTHLKPRGAIVVVECEHMCMSMRGIRKPGAKTVTSAVRGQLHDPATRAEAMSLILGR, encoded by the coding sequence GTGACTCACATCGACGACGACGACCTCAGCGGTGCCACCAGTGATGACTTCGGCGGTTCGTCCGAGGGGAAACCCTCGGGCGGCCACGGCCACGGCCATGGACACCACTCGCACAAGGTCGACCGCCCTCGCATCGAGGCGGCTGTCCGCGAGATCCTCATTGCCGTGGGCGAGGACCCGGATCGCGGTGGCCTGGTGGATACGCCGAAGCGTGTTGCCAAGGCGTACGCTGAGGTCTTCGCGGGCCTGCACCAGGATCCCGAGGACGTCCTGTCCACAAAGTTCGACCTCGACCATGAAGAACTCGTGCTGGTCAAGGACATCCCGTTCTACTCCACGTGCGAGCACCATTTGGTACCGTTCCACGGCGTCGCGCACGTGGGGTACATCCCTTCCCATGATGGCAAGGTGACGGGCCTGAGCAAGCTGGCCCGTCTCGTCGATATTTTTGCCCGTCGTCCCCAAGTGCAGGAACGCCTGACCACCCAGATCGTCGAAGCGCTCGTGACCCACCTCAAGCCCCGGGGAGCGATCGTCGTCGTCGAATGCGAACACATGTGCATGTCCATGCGTGGCATCCGCAAGCCCGGCGCCAAGACCGTCACCAGCGCAGTGCGCGGGCAACTTCATGACCCGGCCACCCGCGCCGAAGCCATGAGCCTCATACTCGGAAGGTAA
- a CDS encoding PH domain-containing protein, with the protein MTQEQTAVDGDWHRVHPASPFVRGWVALVAIVYFFGRDTFERTLQGRASIGDNINERTVWLLVGGGVVLLLALGSFVLNWYFTRYQLAEGFVRVNTGFLFKQQRQARLDRVQAVDIVQPLLARIFGLAELKFEVADAGHSAMRLSYLKLAQAKQLRATILGRAAGIADGSETVEVPEAPEQVVLYLPPGRLVGSLILSEQSFFIVLSAIASVLISVLTESRAFILYLIPAILGLGTAYWRSFNKGYNFTAAISPDGIRLRYGLLDTRAQTVPPGRIQAVKVSQPPLWRIFGWYRIRVNVAGYGEHHRNEGEHRTMLLPVGRKPEVMMMLSLVLPDPGTADPDRVFTAGLKGLDSDGGFVTTPRRAWLLSPLGWRRNGFLATDTALLLRSGRWWRHLVLVPHQRTQSMALHQGPLARLFGVADLVLHTTPGPVEPRLIQAGTEEAVGLFDKQAARAREARKLQSSEQWLAQLPRAARPVLPAPPTTGAVQHTSTQEEQDHG; encoded by the coding sequence GTGACCCAGGAACAGACCGCCGTCGACGGCGACTGGCACCGCGTGCACCCGGCGTCGCCGTTCGTGCGGGGGTGGGTGGCACTGGTTGCGATCGTCTATTTCTTTGGCCGCGACACCTTCGAGCGAACCCTCCAGGGCCGCGCATCCATCGGCGACAACATCAACGAGCGCACCGTCTGGCTGCTGGTCGGGGGCGGCGTCGTGCTTTTGCTGGCCTTGGGGTCCTTCGTCCTCAATTGGTACTTCACGCGTTATCAGCTTGCCGAAGGTTTCGTCCGGGTCAATACGGGCTTTTTGTTCAAACAGCAGCGCCAGGCCCGGCTTGACCGGGTCCAGGCCGTCGACATCGTCCAGCCCTTGCTTGCCCGTATTTTCGGGCTCGCCGAGCTGAAGTTCGAAGTCGCCGACGCCGGCCACTCCGCCATGCGGCTCTCTTACCTCAAGCTCGCACAGGCGAAGCAGCTCCGCGCCACCATCTTGGGCCGGGCCGCCGGCATCGCGGATGGGAGCGAAACGGTCGAGGTTCCCGAGGCGCCAGAGCAAGTGGTGCTGTACCTCCCGCCCGGAAGGCTTGTCGGTTCGCTGATCCTGAGCGAGCAAAGCTTCTTCATCGTGCTCAGTGCCATTGCATCCGTGCTGATCTCTGTGTTGACCGAGTCCCGCGCCTTCATCCTCTACTTGATTCCGGCAATCCTTGGCTTGGGTACCGCGTACTGGCGCTCCTTCAACAAGGGCTACAACTTCACGGCGGCGATTTCCCCGGACGGCATCCGCCTGCGCTACGGCCTACTCGATACCCGGGCCCAGACCGTGCCACCGGGCCGAATCCAGGCAGTCAAAGTCAGCCAGCCCCCGTTATGGCGCATTTTCGGCTGGTATCGGATTCGAGTGAATGTCGCCGGCTACGGAGAGCACCACCGCAACGAGGGCGAGCACCGGACCATGCTCCTTCCGGTCGGCCGGAAGCCTGAGGTGATGATGATGCTCTCGCTCGTCCTGCCCGATCCAGGCACGGCCGACCCGGATCGCGTGTTCACGGCCGGCTTGAAAGGCCTGGATTCCGACGGCGGTTTTGTTACCACGCCGAGGCGTGCATGGCTTCTTTCCCCGTTGGGTTGGCGTCGAAACGGCTTCCTCGCAACGGACACGGCATTGCTGCTGCGCTCGGGGCGCTGGTGGCGGCATTTGGTACTGGTCCCACATCAGCGGACCCAATCCATGGCTCTTCACCAAGGTCCGTTGGCCCGGCTGTTCGGTGTGGCTGATCTTGTGCTGCACACGACCCCGGGTCCTGTGGAGCCCAGGCTCATCCAGGCGGGCACCGAAGAAGCAGTCGGTTTGTTCGACAAGCAGGCGGCCCGAGCCAGGGAAGCCCGCAAACTACAATCGAGCGAGCAATGGCTAGCCCAGCTTCCACGGGCGGCGAGGCCGGTGCTCCCGGCTCCGCCAACCACGGGAGCAGTACAGCACACATCAACCCAGGAGGAGCAGGACCATGGCTAG
- the folK gene encoding 2-amino-4-hydroxy-6-hydroxymethyldihydropteridine diphosphokinase translates to MTSRFTKAILALGSNLGERNDTLSTAVADLVDRPEIRLLGVSPVVQTKAVGGPAGQPDFLNMVIAVETTLAPLDLLQHCHDVEQKHHRVREVRWGPRTLDVDIILYGELISDDENLTLPHPRAAERAFVLYPWALLDPAARLNGESVAELAAKAEDFPGLRPFDGFDGSGSVAATGAVE, encoded by the coding sequence ATGACCTCGCGTTTCACGAAGGCCATCCTGGCCTTGGGTAGCAATCTGGGCGAGCGGAACGATACCCTGTCCACCGCCGTCGCAGACCTGGTGGACCGCCCGGAAATCCGCCTCCTGGGGGTGTCTCCCGTGGTCCAGACCAAAGCCGTGGGCGGGCCCGCAGGGCAACCGGACTTTCTCAACATGGTGATCGCAGTTGAGACCACCCTTGCGCCACTGGACCTGCTGCAGCACTGCCACGACGTCGAGCAAAAGCACCACCGGGTCCGCGAAGTTCGCTGGGGTCCGCGCACGTTGGACGTGGACATCATCCTTTACGGGGAGCTCATCAGCGATGACGAAAACCTGACCTTGCCGCATCCTCGGGCCGCGGAGCGCGCCTTCGTGCTGTATCCGTGGGCCCTCCTGGACCCTGCCGCTCGGCTCAACGGTGAGAGCGTCGCCGAGCTGGCCGCCAAAGCCGAGGACTTTCCCGGGCTCCGGCCTTTCGATGGTTTCGACGGGTCCGGCAGCGTCGCTGCCACCGGAGCGGTGGAATAG
- a CDS encoding PH domain-containing protein — MRTAAIDPPGIQWLRVSRKYVTVRLVEWAIGNVIMIGLFSLPLLFVQLGWWKWPPLWLAVAVPSALLVIALWRLVLIPRQVRAIGYAERDDDLLIRRGIFFQRTMVVPYGRMQYVDVSVGPVERMLGLCTLKLHTASAGTNAHLPGLPAAEGARLREQLSARGEARLAGL; from the coding sequence ATGCGTACCGCGGCGATTGACCCCCCTGGTATCCAATGGCTGCGCGTTTCGCGCAAATACGTGACTGTGCGCCTGGTCGAGTGGGCCATCGGCAACGTGATCATGATCGGTCTGTTCAGCCTGCCCTTGCTCTTCGTCCAACTGGGATGGTGGAAATGGCCACCGCTATGGCTCGCTGTGGCCGTCCCCTCGGCCCTTCTGGTGATTGCCCTGTGGAGGCTCGTGCTGATCCCGAGGCAGGTGCGGGCCATCGGCTATGCGGAACGCGATGACGACCTCCTGATCCGCCGCGGCATCTTCTTCCAGCGGACCATGGTGGTTCCTTACGGCCGGATGCAGTATGTCGACGTCTCCGTGGGGCCTGTCGAGCGGATGTTAGGGCTTTGCACCCTCAAACTCCACACCGCTTCGGCCGGAACCAATGCCCATTTGCCGGGTCTCCCAGCCGCTGAAGGAGCACGGCTGCGCGAGCAGCTTTCGGCCCGCGGTGAAGCGAGGCTGGCCGGGCTGTGA
- the folP gene encoding dihydropteroate synthase has product MDSLAAAPGTGPATSPLPILRKPRPAARFADLPANRTLVMGILNVTPDSFSDGGKHPTADTAIAHGLRMLYTGADIIDVGGESTRPGAEPVSPEEEQRRVLPVIQALVKAGALVSIDTTHASTAAAALEAGAAIINDVSGLSIEPEMAELVARSQVPYVLTHRRGDAETMNSLADYGNVVEEVIEELKGVRDKLYAAGVSPEQIIVDPGLGFSKDEDQNWQLLKYIGKLDELGHKVLIGASRKRFLGTLLTVAGKAAAPEERDHATAAITAISAANGAWAVRVHDVGPSLDAVKVAARVRH; this is encoded by the coding sequence ATGGATTCCCTCGCAGCAGCACCAGGAACGGGCCCGGCGACAAGCCCCCTGCCCATTCTCCGTAAACCCCGTCCAGCTGCCCGTTTCGCGGACCTGCCGGCCAACCGCACGCTTGTCATGGGAATTCTCAACGTCACGCCGGATTCATTCAGCGACGGCGGCAAACACCCCACGGCGGATACCGCGATCGCTCATGGGCTGCGCATGTTGTACACGGGCGCGGACATCATCGACGTCGGCGGCGAATCAACCCGCCCGGGCGCCGAGCCTGTCTCCCCGGAAGAAGAGCAGCGCCGGGTCCTGCCCGTGATCCAGGCCCTCGTGAAGGCCGGCGCGCTCGTCAGCATCGATACGACGCACGCTTCGACGGCCGCCGCGGCCCTGGAGGCCGGCGCCGCGATCATCAACGATGTTTCCGGGTTGAGCATCGAACCTGAGATGGCCGAACTCGTCGCACGCTCCCAGGTGCCGTACGTCCTGACGCATCGTCGGGGCGACGCCGAGACCATGAACAGCCTTGCCGACTACGGAAATGTCGTGGAGGAGGTCATCGAGGAGCTCAAGGGCGTCCGCGACAAGCTCTACGCGGCTGGGGTGTCACCGGAACAGATCATTGTGGATCCAGGCCTGGGCTTCTCCAAGGACGAAGACCAGAACTGGCAACTCCTGAAGTACATCGGCAAGCTGGATGAACTTGGCCACAAGGTCCTGATCGGAGCTTCCCGCAAGCGCTTCCTCGGAACGCTCCTGACCGTCGCCGGCAAGGCGGCGGCCCCGGAGGAGCGGGACCACGCCACAGCTGCCATCACGGCAATCAGCGCCGCGAACGGGGCCTGGGCCGTGCGAGTCCACGACGTCGGCCCCAGCCTTGACGCTGTCAAGGTTGCCGCGCGCGTCAGACACTAA
- a CDS encoding DUF3180 domain-containing protein, producing MKAMRPLLLAIIAVVLAAVGWLTTVLTTRYSMATPVLPPSALVTMGFIAVLTLIMGIRVLRWRNGKKKTMLNPILAARTLILAQACAYAGTVLLGWHAGIVIEQLRIWNLRSDQTILWLALIMGGGGLIMTIVGLVVERFCRIPPEDLEGGPGIQDRRHGEAKGEGEYAYRGD from the coding sequence ATGAAGGCCATGCGTCCTCTCTTGTTGGCGATCATCGCCGTCGTTCTTGCCGCAGTCGGTTGGCTGACCACTGTGCTCACCACGCGTTACAGCATGGCGACGCCGGTGCTTCCTCCTTCCGCGTTGGTGACTATGGGTTTCATCGCCGTGCTCACGTTGATCATGGGCATCCGTGTCCTGCGCTGGCGGAACGGCAAAAAGAAGACCATGCTCAACCCCATCCTGGCCGCGCGAACCCTGATCTTGGCCCAAGCCTGCGCCTACGCGGGCACGGTGCTGCTGGGCTGGCACGCTGGAATCGTGATTGAACAGCTCCGGATCTGGAACCTGCGAAGCGACCAAACAATCTTGTGGCTCGCGCTCATCATGGGTGGCGGCGGGCTCATCATGACTATCGTGGGGCTTGTAGTGGAGCGGTTTTGCCGGATTCCTCCGGAAGATCTCGAAGGCGGCCCCGGTATCCAGGATCGCCGCCACGGCGAAGCCAAGGGCGAAGGCGAGTATGCGTACCGCGGCGATTGA
- the folB gene encoding dihydroneopterin aldolase yields the protein MDKITLTGVTAVGHHGVFDFERRDGQPFVVDAVLHTDFSKAAETDDLQYTAHYGEVAGYITSLITGEPLNLIEALAVRIAEGILAGFNVAAVDVTVHKPKAPIEVPFGDVTVSVHRERA from the coding sequence TTGGACAAGATCACACTGACCGGCGTGACCGCCGTCGGGCATCACGGGGTCTTCGACTTCGAGCGCCGGGACGGACAACCGTTCGTCGTTGACGCGGTGCTGCACACCGATTTCAGCAAGGCCGCGGAAACCGATGACCTGCAGTACACCGCGCATTACGGTGAAGTGGCCGGGTACATCACGTCCCTCATCACAGGCGAGCCACTCAACTTGATCGAGGCCCTCGCGGTGCGGATCGCAGAGGGGATTCTGGCCGGCTTCAACGTCGCCGCCGTCGATGTGACCGTCCACAAACCCAAGGCTCCCATCGAAGTGCCGTTCGGTGACGTCACCGTAAGTGTTCACAGGGAGCGCGCATGA
- the panC gene encoding pantoate--beta-alanine ligase — MAIKLVTTAAELRAESARLLAEKRGSSQGLVPTMGALHTGHAALARTAVEQNDVVVASIFVNPLQFGEAADLERYPRTLDADMALLDAEGVDLVFAPSVDEVYPGGEPLVRVTSGPLGEKWEGASRPGHFDGALTVVAKLLHYGLPGGPAVDGGAAAYRAYFGQKDAQQLALVKRMVADLSFPVEIVAVPTVRNAEGLALSSRNRFLSEEEQEAALVLSRALRLLESRALANEPLGLDSAVALVESQPLVRLDYFDVVDPRTLEPLAENCKDTPFRGEGLAIIAAKVGPVRLIDNVPLSS; from the coding sequence ATGGCCATCAAGCTCGTCACCACCGCGGCGGAACTGCGGGCCGAAAGTGCCCGGTTACTCGCGGAAAAGCGCGGCAGTTCGCAGGGCCTCGTCCCCACGATGGGAGCCCTGCACACCGGTCATGCAGCCCTGGCCCGCACCGCCGTCGAGCAGAATGACGTTGTGGTGGCTTCCATCTTCGTGAACCCCCTGCAGTTCGGCGAGGCCGCGGATCTTGAACGCTACCCGCGCACCCTTGATGCGGACATGGCACTGCTCGACGCCGAGGGCGTGGATCTCGTCTTCGCCCCTTCAGTTGACGAGGTCTACCCAGGCGGTGAGCCGCTGGTCCGCGTGACCTCGGGGCCGCTCGGCGAGAAATGGGAGGGCGCCTCGCGCCCCGGGCACTTCGACGGCGCCCTGACGGTGGTCGCGAAACTGCTGCACTACGGCTTGCCCGGCGGTCCAGCCGTCGACGGCGGTGCTGCCGCCTACCGCGCGTACTTCGGCCAGAAAGATGCCCAGCAGTTGGCCCTCGTGAAGCGGATGGTTGCCGATCTCAGTTTTCCGGTGGAGATCGTGGCGGTGCCCACCGTGCGCAATGCGGAAGGGCTCGCGCTCTCCAGCCGGAACCGTTTCCTTTCCGAAGAAGAGCAGGAGGCCGCTTTGGTGCTGTCCCGCGCCCTTCGCCTTCTCGAGTCCCGCGCCCTGGCGAACGAACCGCTGGGGCTGGACTCCGCCGTCGCACTCGTTGAATCGCAACCCCTGGTGCGATTGGACTATTTCGACGTCGTGGATCCCCGGACGCTGGAACCGCTCGCCGAAAACTGCAAGGACACTCCGTTCCGGGGCGAAGGGCTCGCGATCATCGCGGCGAAGGTTGGTCCTGTGCGGTTGATCGACAACGTGCCGCTGAGTTCCTGA
- a CDS encoding DHA2 family efflux MFS transporter permease subunit: MSTDVTSGAHGNPVPETGTLASDKMSRESVTIIVTLLIATFVVILNETIMNVALQRLMTDLNVDAPTVQWLSTGFMLTMAVVIPTTGFILQRLTTRAAFLLAIGLFSGGTLLAALAPGFEVLLLARIIQAGGTAIMLPLLMTTILTLVPLSRRGAVMGNVTIAISVAPALGPTVSGIILDHFSWRFMFVFVLPVALLAMAIGARFLTNVGERGNVKLDFVSVFLTVPAFGGLVYGLSQIGGHGGATALPVAALVIGVLCMVVFVFRQLKLQKSDSPLLDLRAFNFRMFTVSVLLMVVAMMALFGGVILLPLYLQNVLHLQPMETGLALLPGGLAMGLLGPVVGRLFDKVGPLPLTVTGSVLLVLTLWQFSMLTASSPLWWVVVLYAVLSLGLALLFTPAFTTGLNPLPPHLYSHGSAIMSTLQQVAGAAGTALLVSIFAVVSAASGFVAGMQAAFLTATLIAVVAVVLSAMMRKTEGAAGH; the protein is encoded by the coding sequence ATGTCTACCGACGTCACGTCAGGCGCGCACGGCAACCCCGTGCCGGAAACGGGGACACTAGCCAGCGACAAGATGTCGCGCGAGTCTGTCACCATTATCGTCACGCTCCTCATCGCCACCTTCGTGGTGATCCTCAACGAGACCATCATGAACGTCGCCTTGCAGCGGCTCATGACGGACCTCAACGTTGACGCACCCACGGTCCAATGGCTCTCCACTGGATTCATGTTGACCATGGCCGTGGTCATACCCACCACGGGCTTCATCCTCCAGCGGCTCACCACTCGAGCTGCTTTCCTCCTTGCGATCGGGCTCTTCAGCGGCGGTACCCTGCTCGCGGCGCTGGCCCCGGGTTTCGAGGTGCTCCTGCTGGCGCGAATCATCCAGGCGGGTGGCACGGCGATTATGTTGCCGCTGTTGATGACCACCATCTTGACGCTCGTTCCGCTGTCCCGCCGAGGCGCGGTGATGGGCAACGTGACCATCGCGATCTCGGTTGCGCCTGCCTTGGGTCCCACGGTTTCCGGGATCATTCTTGACCACTTCTCGTGGCGGTTCATGTTCGTCTTCGTGCTGCCGGTCGCCTTGCTGGCCATGGCCATCGGTGCCCGCTTCCTGACCAACGTGGGTGAACGCGGCAACGTCAAGTTGGACTTCGTCTCTGTGTTCCTGACCGTCCCGGCTTTCGGTGGCCTGGTCTATGGCCTGAGCCAGATCGGCGGCCATGGCGGCGCAACTGCCCTGCCGGTTGCTGCCCTGGTGATCGGCGTCTTGTGCATGGTGGTTTTCGTTTTCCGCCAGCTCAAGTTGCAGAAGTCCGATTCGCCTCTGCTTGACCTGAGGGCTTTCAACTTCCGCATGTTCACGGTGTCGGTGCTCCTCATGGTGGTTGCCATGATGGCCCTCTTCGGCGGAGTGATCCTGCTGCCGCTCTACCTGCAGAACGTCCTCCACCTGCAGCCGATGGAGACCGGCCTAGCACTCCTTCCGGGAGGCCTGGCGATGGGTCTGCTCGGCCCAGTGGTCGGCAGGCTGTTCGATAAAGTCGGTCCGCTCCCGCTCACGGTGACCGGTTCCGTGCTGCTGGTCCTTACGCTGTGGCAGTTCTCGATGCTCACCGCGAGCAGCCCCTTGTGGTGGGTCGTCGTCCTCTACGCGGTGCTCAGCTTGGGACTGGCTTTGCTGTTCACGCCCGCGTTCACCACGGGCCTCAACCCGCTCCCGCCCCACCTCTACTCGCATGGCTCGGCCATCATGAGTACGCTGCAGCAGGTGGCCGGCGCCGCAGGCACTGCACTCCTGGTCTCGATCTTCGCCGTGGTGTCGGCCGCGTCCGGTTTTGTGGCCGGAATGCAGGCCGCCTTCCTGACTGCAACCTTGATTGCAGTGGTTGCCGTGGTGCTGTCCGCCATGATGCGCAAGACCGAGGGGGCAGCGGGGCACTAG
- a CDS encoding ATP-binding protein — translation MSPVNTTNTAAPPLPADLEALMRSLKMPHARALAPDLIATARAQRWEPAEVIKALFTEEAAGRARSMLASRRKAAGFPTGKTFDAWDPAASSIPGPTQQALRTLEWINRRENLVVCGPSGTGKTFFLEALGQQAVEAGMRVAWFRLEDLGALIRAHRTDDSVTRAVPGSARRARGHRRYSPLAGGHGRRRRPLPGRGRSLRKTLRRDQLQPPPRRLRRAHAQNLATATVDRLLPASIVISVS, via the coding sequence ATGAGCCCCGTGAACACGACCAACACTGCGGCTCCGCCGCTGCCGGCGGACCTGGAGGCCCTGATGCGGTCCCTGAAAATGCCCCACGCCCGGGCGTTGGCCCCGGACCTGATCGCGACCGCCCGCGCCCAGCGCTGGGAACCGGCCGAGGTCATCAAAGCCCTCTTCACCGAGGAAGCCGCCGGCCGGGCCCGGTCCATGCTCGCCTCCCGCCGCAAGGCAGCAGGGTTCCCGACCGGAAAGACCTTCGACGCCTGGGACCCCGCAGCGTCCTCCATCCCGGGCCCGACCCAGCAGGCCTTACGGACCCTGGAATGGATCAACCGGCGGGAGAACCTGGTCGTCTGCGGACCCTCCGGGACGGGGAAAACTTTCTTCCTCGAAGCCCTCGGCCAGCAGGCCGTCGAAGCCGGGATGCGCGTCGCCTGGTTCCGGCTCGAAGACCTCGGAGCCCTGATCCGGGCCCACCGCACCGACGACAGCGTCACCCGGGCCGTGCCAGGATCCGCGCGCCGAGCTCGTGGTCATCGACGATATAGCCCTCTTGCCGGTGGCCACGGACGCCGCCGAAGGCCTCTACCGGGTCGTGGACGCAGCCTACGAAAAACGCTCCGTCGCGATCAGCTCCAACCTCCACCCCGCCGGCTTCGACGAGCTCATGCCCAAAACCTAGCGACCGCCACCGTTGACCGGCTCCTTCCGGCATCGATTGTGATCTCGGTCAGTTAA
- a CDS encoding Rossmann-like and DUF2520 domain-containing protein encodes MARPGRLGVGIIGAGKVGAVLGAALRGAEHAVVGVSAVSEASRERAETLLPGVPILEIQDIVERAELVLLAVPDDALGELVEGLARLGAWQPGQLVAHTSGRFGVGILKPIRAAGSIPLALHPAMTFTGMSLDLTRLMDCTFGVTADAAMLPIAQALVVEMGAEPVAIAEADRTLYHAALAHSSNHLVTLVAQASQLLREIGVDTPERMLGPLLRATLENALASGESALTGPVARGDVGTVAAHAEALNEYDAGSGGDVLAAYLAMARATARRAVNRGLLKEGQFDDINNALDASNTPDKGEAPPGNDAAGAQEGN; translated from the coding sequence ATGGCTAGGCCAGGACGACTCGGCGTTGGAATCATTGGCGCCGGCAAGGTGGGTGCCGTTCTGGGGGCGGCGCTGCGCGGTGCCGAGCACGCCGTCGTCGGGGTTTCCGCGGTGTCGGAGGCGAGCCGGGAGCGGGCCGAAACGCTTCTTCCCGGTGTCCCCATCCTTGAGATCCAGGACATCGTGGAGCGGGCAGAGTTGGTGCTCCTTGCCGTCCCGGACGATGCCCTTGGCGAACTCGTGGAAGGGCTGGCCAGGCTCGGAGCATGGCAGCCGGGCCAGCTCGTGGCGCACACTTCCGGCCGTTTCGGCGTCGGGATATTGAAGCCAATCCGGGCCGCCGGGTCCATCCCGCTCGCCCTCCACCCTGCCATGACGTTCACGGGTATGAGCCTTGACCTGACCCGGCTCATGGACTGCACGTTCGGGGTTACTGCCGACGCCGCCATGTTGCCCATCGCACAGGCTTTGGTAGTGGAGATGGGCGCTGAACCGGTAGCAATCGCCGAGGCCGACCGGACGCTGTACCACGCAGCGCTCGCGCACAGTTCAAACCATCTGGTCACGCTCGTGGCGCAGGCCTCCCAGCTGCTGCGGGAGATCGGCGTCGACACGCCGGAACGCATGCTCGGCCCCCTGTTGCGCGCCACGTTGGAGAACGCGCTGGCCTCAGGTGAGTCCGCGTTGACCGGTCCCGTGGCCCGCGGAGATGTGGGGACCGTCGCTGCCCATGCTGAGGCCCTCAACGAGTACGACGCCGGTTCCGGCGGCGATGTTCTCGCCGCCTACCTGGCCATGGCCCGGGCAACTGCCCGCCGAGCGGTCAACCGTGGCCTGCTCAAAGAGGGCCAGTTCGACGACATCAACAACGCCTTGGACGCCTCAAATACGCCGGACAAGGGTGAAGCCCCTCCAGGCAACGACGCTGCCGGTGCGCAGGAAGGAAACTGA